One window of the Anolis sagrei isolate rAnoSag1 chromosome 5, rAnoSag1.mat, whole genome shotgun sequence genome contains the following:
- the PYROXD1 gene encoding pyridine nucleotide-disulfide oxidoreductase domain-containing protein 1 has translation MSLGTTRRQGGRLEKSETAMAADSCPLLPEVPLSRFIVVGGGIAGVTCAERLATEFPSDDIVLVTASPVIKTVVNFKQVSRTLEEFDVEEQASSVLQKRCPNIKVIQSPVKRLKSEEHKIITEDGKEYAYEKLCLCAGAKPKLIAEGNPFVLGIRDTDSAAEFQKRLAKAERIIIVGNGGIALELVYEIEGCEVIWAIKDKAIGNTFFDAGAAEFLIPKLSAEKPKFPLVCKRTKYTTAESKNKGADTTGPGEIGSALGPDWHDGLQLKGAKELSHKVHIENLCEIKKIYLWEEFHKSGKVSLAFPKAQEDKNVMETEEEPWPVYVELTNGRIYGCNFVVSATGVVPNVQPFLDGNKFAVGEDGGLQVDKFMHTSLPDIYAAGDICTTSWEPSPFWQQMRLWTQARQMGWYTAKCMAADTLGEPIDMDFSFELFAHVTKFFNYKVVLLGKYNAQGLGSNHELMLRCTKGLEYVKVVMQNGRMLGAVLIGETDLEETFENLILNQMDLSRYGEDLLDPNIDIEDYFD, from the exons ATGAGCCTCGGGACGACCCGTCGTCAAGGAGGAAGGCTTGAGAAGTCGGAGACAGCCATGGCCGCCGATTCTTGTCCTCTCCTCCCCGAGGTCCCGTTGAGTCGCTTCATTGTGGTGGGAGGGGGCATCGCCGGAGTAACGTGTGCTGAGCGG CTGGCTACAGAGTTTCCCTCTGATGACATTGTATTAGTCACAGCATCTCCTGTTATAAAAACAGTTGTGAACTTCAAGCAG GTCTCCAGAACTTTAGAAGAATTTGATGTTGAGGAACAAGCAAGCAGCGTCTTACAAAAACGCTGTCCTAACATTAAGGTTATACAGTCTCCTGTAAAGCGGTTAAAAAGTGAAGAACAT AAGATCATTACAGAGGATGGCAAGGAGTATGCCTACGAAAAGCTTTGCCTTTGTGCTGGAGCCAAGCCAAAACTGATTGCTGAGGGAAACCCATTCGTGTTGGGAATTCGAGATACAGATAGTGCTGCG GAATTCCAGAAACGTCTAGCGAAAGCTGAAAGAATAATAATTGTGGGAAATGGTGGTATTGCACTTGAATTAGT gTATGAAATTGAAGGTTGTGAAGTGATTTGGGCCATTAAAGACAAAGCAATTGGGAATACTTTTTTCGATGCAGGAGCAGCTGAATTTTTGATTCCAAAGCTAAGTGCGGAGAAGCCTAAGTTTCCACTTGTTTGTAAAAGAACAAAATACACAACAGCAG AAAGTAAAAACAAAGGGGCAGACACAACAGGCCCTGGGGAAATTGGCAGTGCTTTGGGCCCTGACTGGCACGACGGCTTGCAACTCAAGGGAGCAAAAGAg CTTTCCCATAAAGTTCACATTGAAAATCTGTGTGAAATAAAGAAGATCTATCTCTGGGAGGAATTCCACAAGTCAGGGAAGGTCTCCTTGGCTTTCCCCAAAGCCCAAGAAGACAAGAATGTTATGGAAACAGAAGAAG AGCCTTGGCCTGTATATGTGGAATTAACCAACGGGAGAATATATGGCTGTAACTTTGTTGTTAGTGCAACCGGGGTTGTCCCAAATGTCCAGCCATTCCTTGATGGTAATAAG TTTGCTGTAGGTGAAGATGGAGGTCTACAAGTGGACAAGTTTATGCACACATCATTACCAGATATCTATGCAGCAGGAGACATCTGCACAACATCATGGGAGCCCAGTCCTTTTTGGCAGCAG ATGAGACTGTGGACCCAAGCTAGGCAGATGGGCTGGTACACTGCAAAATGTATGGCCGCTGACACTCTAGGGGAACCTATTGACATGGACTTCAGTTTTGAACTCTTTGCTCATGTTACAAAATTTTTCAACTACAAG GTGGTGCTGCTAGGAAAATATAATGCTCAAGGACTGGGTTCTAACCATGAATTGATGTTGCGGTGCACCAAAGGGCTGGAGTATGTCAAAGTCGTGATGCAGAACGGACGAATGCTGGGAGCGGTCCTGATTGGAGAAACGGACTTGGAAGAAACCTTTGAGAACTTGATTCTAAATCAGATGGATCTTTCACGCTATGGGGAGGACCTCTTGGATCCGAATATTGACATTGAAGATTATTTTGACTGA